One segment of Primulina tabacum isolate GXHZ01 chromosome 6, ASM2559414v2, whole genome shotgun sequence DNA contains the following:
- the LOC142548639 gene encoding cellulose synthase-like protein D3, protein MASKSFTASRSNLSTSSDLLDSQNGKPPLPPHVTFARRTSSGRYTSYSRDDLDSELSSSDFINYTVHMPPTPDNQPSNPASQKIEEQYVSSSLFTGGYNSITRAHLMDKVIESESNHPQMAGSKGSSCAVKGCDGKVMSDERGNDILPCECDFKICRDCYIDALKMGEGICPGCKEQYKTTDLDEAMDNWQTLPQLPPPVSKLERRLSLMKSRKSALVRSQTVDFDHNRLLFETKGTYGYGNALWPKEGGLDNEKDCNIVEPLNKPWKPLTRKLKVPAGIISPYRLLVVVRMIVLGLFLTWRIRHPNNDAVWLWGMSVVCEIWFAFSWILDQLPKLCPINRATDLNVLKEKFETPSPGNPTGKSDLPGIDIFISTADPEKEPPLVTANTILSVLAADYPVEKLACYVSDDGGALLTFEAMAEAASFANIWVPFCRKHSIEPRNPESYFNLKKDPYKNKVLKDFVKDRRRVKREYDEFKVRINGLPDSIRRRSDAYHAREEIKAMKEQRQKKEDEPLDAVKIKKATWMADGTHWPGTWLNASVDQSKGDHAGIIQVMLKPPSEDPLSGTAEDRGFIDLTDVDIRLPLLVYVSREKRPGYDHNKKAGAMNALVRASAIMSNGAFILNLDCDHYIYNSQAMREGMCFMMDRGGDRICYVQFPQRFEGIDPSDRYANRNTVFFDGNMRALDGLQGPVYVGTGCLFRRIALYGFDPPRSKEHSATFCSCCFSHRKRKRHAAIANTPEENKALRMGDSDDEEIINHSLAPKMFGNSILLIDSIPVAEFQGRPLADHPAVKNGRPSGALTIPRDLLDASTVAEAISVISCWYENKTEWGQRVGWIYGSVTEDVVTGYRMHNRGWKSVYCVTKRDAFRGTAPINLTDRLHQVLRWATGSVEIFFSRNNALLASSRMKVLQRIAYLNVGIYPFTSIFLIVYCFLPALSLFTGQFIVQTLNVTFLAYLLIITVTLCSLAVLEVKWAGIELEEWWRNEQFWLIGGTSAHLAAVFQGLLKIVAGVEISFTLTSKSGGDDGDDEFTDLYVVKWTSLMIPPIVIIMVNLIAVAVGISRTIYSVIPQWSRLLGGVFFSFWVLAHLYPFAKGLMGRRGRTPTIVFVWSGLIAIIISLLWVAINPPAGANQIGGSFQFS, encoded by the exons ATGGCATCCAAGTCATTTACGGCCAGCAGGTCGAATCTATCGACGTCATCTGACTTGCTCGATTCACAGAACGGCAAACCGCCATTGCCTCCACATGTTACTTTTGCTCGGAGGACCTCATCTGGTCGATATACTAGCTACTCAAGGGATGATCTTGATAGTGAACTTAGTAGCAGCGATTTTATTAATTACACGGTACACATGCCACCAACACCTGACAACCAGCCTAGTAATCCTGCCTCGCAGAAAATTGAAGAACAATATGTTTCTAGTTCACTCTTCACCGGTGGATATAACAGCATTACACGGGCTCATTTGATGGATAAGGTCATCGAATCTGAATCAAACCATCCCCAAATGGCTGGCTCGAAAGGCTCTTCCTGTGCAGTAAAAGGATGTGATGGCAAGGTGATGAGTGATGAAAGGGGAAACGATATTCTCCCATGTGAGTGTGATTTCAAGATATGCCGGGATTGTTACATAGATGCCCTCAAAATGGGAGAGGGGATTTGCCCGGGTTGTAAGGAGCAGTATAAGACCACAGATTTGGATGAGGCTATGGATAACTGGCAAACATTACCACAACTTCCACCGCCAGTGTCGAAATTGGAGAGAAGGTTGTCGTTGATGAAATCAAGAAAGTCCGCACTCGTGAGGAGCCAGACGGTGGATTTTGATCATAACCGGTTGTTATTTGAAACCAAGGGAACATATGGATATGGAAATGCTCTTTGGCCGAAGGAGGGAGGCCTTGACAATGAGAAGGATTGTAATATTGTCGAGCCTCTGAACAAACCATGGAAGCCTCTTACCCGTAAACTAAAGGTTCCAGCCGGCATCATCAGCCCATACCG CCTTCTAGTTGTTGTTCGTATGATCGTTCTTGGGCTTTTTCTGACATGGAGAATCCGCCATCCAAACAATGACGCAGTTTGGCTGTGGGGAATGTCAGTAGTTTGTGAGATATGGTTTGCTTTTTCTTGGATTCTTGACCAATTACCAAAGCTCTGTCCTATAAATCGAGCTACTGATCTTAACGTCCTGAAggaaaaattcgaaacaccaagtCCCGGCAATCCAACTGGGAAGTCTGATCTTCCAGGCATAGATATCTTTATCTCTACTGCAGATCCAGAGAAAGAACCTCCTCTTGTCACTGCCAACACCATTTTGTCTGTACTGGCAGCTGATTATCCGGTTGAAAAGCTAGCATGCTATGTCTCTGATGATGGCGGGGCACTTTTGACCTTTGAGGCTATGGCGGAAGCTGCAAGTTTTGCAAATATATGGGTCCCATTTTGTCGAAAACATAGCATTGAGCCTAGGAATCCAGAATCGTACTTCAATTTGAAGAAAGATCCTTACAAGAACAAGGTTCTTAAGGACTTTGTCAAAGATCGGAGACGAGTAAAGCGTGAGTATGATGAGTTCAAGGTTCGAATAAATGGCCTACCGGATTCTATTCGTCGTCGATCGGATGCCTATCATGCCCGAGAGGAGATTAAAGCCATGAAGGAACAGAGACAGAAGAAAGAAGATGAACCTTTAGATGCTGTCAAGATCAAGAAAGCTACGTGGATGGCGGATGGAACACACTGGCCTGGCACTTGGTTGAATGCTTCAGTTGATCAATCAAAGGGTGATCATGCCGGAATAATACAG GTGATGTTGAAGCCTCCCAGTGAAGACCCACTCAGTGGAACAGCCGAAGATCGCGGTTTTATAGACCTAACTGATGTTGATATTCGTCTACCGTTGCTTGTTTATGTGTCTCGCGAAAAGCGTCCTGGCTATGATCACAATAAGAAAGCAGGTGCCATGAATGCTTTGGTCCGGGCTTCCGCAATCATGTCTAATGGTGCATTTATTCTTAATCTTGACTGTGACCACTATATTTATAACTCCCAAGCTATGAGGGAAGGAATGTGTTTCATGATGGACAGGGGTGGCGATCGTATCTGTTATGTTCAGTTTCCACAGAGATTCGAGGGTATTGACCCATCTGATCGGTATGCTAACAGAAATACTGTCTTTTTTGATGGCAACATGAGGGCTCTTGATGGGCTACAGGGTCCAGTTTATGTTGGAACTGGGTGTCTTTTCCGGCGGATCGCCCTCTATGGGTTTGACCCACCTCGGTCCAAAGAACACAGTGCAACCTTCTGCAGCTGTTGCTTCAGCCACCGAAAAAGGAAAAGGCATGCTGCAATTGCTAATACACCAGAAGAGAACAAGGCTCTGAGAATGGGCGATTCTGATGATGAAGAAATTATTAATCATTCTCTTGCTCCGAAAATGTTTGGTAACTCGATCTTATTAATTGATTCAATTCCTGTGGCGGAGTTCCAAGGTCGACCTCTTGCTGATCATCCAGCTGTCAAGAATGGACGACCATCTGGAGCTCTCACCATACCTCGAGATCTTCTTGATGCATCGACTGTTGCAGAAGCAATAAGTGTCATATCTTGCTGGTACGAGAATAAGACTGAATGGGGACAGCGTGTTGGATGGATTTATGGGTCTGTTACAGAAGATGTTGTCACTGGTTATCGGATGCACAACCGGGGATGGAAATCAGTTTACTGCGTCACAAAACGGGATGCCTTCCGTGGAACCGCCCCTATCAACCTCACAGATAGGCTCCATCAGGTTCTTCGTTGGGCAACGGGTTCAGTTGAGATATTCTTCTCCCGCAACAATGCCTTATTAGCAAGTTCAAGAATGAAGGTCCTTCAAAGAATCGCATACCTCAACGTTGGAATATATCCCTTCACCTCCATTTTCTTGATCGTTTACTGCTTTCTTCCAGCTCTGTCACTCTTCACTGGCCAGTTCATCGTCCAAACCTTGAACGTAACATTCTTAGCATACCTCCTAATCATCACTGTCACACTCTGTAGTCTTGCAGTACTAGAGGTCAAGTGGGCTGGAATCGAACTCGAAGAATGGTGGAGGAACGAGCAGTTTTGGCTGATCGGTGGAACTAGTGCCCACTTAGCTGCGGTGTTTCAAGGCCTCCTAAAAATAGTTGCAGGAGTCGAGATATCATTCACATTGACATCAAAATCAGGAGGCGATGATGGCGATGATGAGTTTACTGATCTTTATGTCGTAAAATGGACTTCGCTTATGATCCCTCCAATAGTGATCATAATGGTGAATCTGATAGCTGTTGCTGTTGGTATCAGCCGGACAATATACAGTGTAATACCGCAATGGAGCCGTTTACTTGGTGGGGTGTTCTTTAGCTTTTGGGTTTTGGCTCATCTATATCCCTTCGCAAAAGGGTTGATGGGAAGAAGAGGAAGGACTCCAACTATAGTTTTTGTTTGGTCAGGGCTTATTGCTATCATCATATCGCTTCTATGGGTGGCAATTAATCCGCCGGCTGGGGCAAACCAGATTGGGGGCTCATTTCAGTTTTCGTAA
- the LOC142548640 gene encoding uncharacterized protein LOC142548640 codes for MEVAANENPENLAVTADHDAEQNCDRSVSDLSNHVGIESLRFSAEEVRRALETSASTGRFWQDWKKLKNILSYYLKQILSEYPEAKMTIDQQFSLLGETFQVLVKRLDDALGSFDEGPPFTLQRLCEILLSARSIYPRLAKLTLALEKNLLVTSMLTISTDGNPPSTEQSSNGAHEECGRTLPQTNSAENGVKPAEEDKDEIMTEVEEAEVHEDMTIDMESIEEETVRSSEAANPTPTTDS; via the exons ATGGAGGTGGCTGCAAATGAGAACCCTGAGAACTTGGCTGTTACAGCCGACCATGACGCGGAACAGAATTGCGACCGTTCTGTCTCCGACTTGTCGAATCACGT AGGCATAGAATCCCTTCGATTTTCGGCGGAAGAAGTAAGACGTGCATTAGAAACAAGTGCATCCACTGGGAGGTTTTG GCAAGATTGGAAAAAGTTAAAGAATATTCTATCTTACTATCTTAAACAG ATCCTGTCAGAATATCCAGAGGCAAAGATGACTATAGATCAACAGTTTTCCTTATTAGGAGAAACCTTCCAGGTGTTGGTGAAAAGGTTGGACGATG CTCTTGGTAGCTTTGATGAAGGTCCTCCATTTACTTTGCAAAGGCTTTGTGAG ATCCTATTGTCTGCAAGAAGTATATATCCCAGGCTCGCAAAGCTCACATTGGCTCTAGAAAAG AATTTGTTGGTCACATCTATGTTGACAATCTCTACTGATGGTAATCCTCCTTCGACCGAACAAAGTTCAAATGGAGCTCATGAAGAATGTGGAAGGACCCTGCCTCAGACAAATTCAGCAGAAAATGGTGTCAAACCCGCCGAAGAAGACAAAGATGAAATAATGACCGAGGTAGAGGAAGCAGAGGTTCATGAAGATATGACGATAGACATGGAAAGCATTGAAGAAGAAACTGTCAGATCATCTGAAGCCGCTAATCCTACTCCAACCACTGACTCGTAG
- the LOC142548641 gene encoding LOW QUALITY PROTEIN: cell division cycle 20.2, cofactor of APC complex-like (The sequence of the model RefSeq protein was modified relative to this genomic sequence to represent the inferred CDS: deleted 1 base in 1 codon): MDAGMINSSASSNKTQSRYPLQEQLLQKRNSRENLDRFIPNRSAMDFDYAHFMLTEGRKGKENPSVSSSPSREAYRKHLAETFNMNRTRILAFKNKPPTPVEAIPNEFSSTAHQAKPAKPRRHIPQTSERTLDAPDLVDDYYLNLLDWGSSNVLSIALGSTVYLWDASDGNTSELVTIDGESGPVTSVKWAPDGRHIAVGLNNSEVQLWDSTANRLLRTLKGGHGSRVGALDWNNHILTTGGMDGQIINNDVRVRSHIVETYRGHHQEVCGLKWSASGQQLASGGNDNLLHIWDRSVASSNAPTQWLHRLEEHTAAVKALAWCPFQGNLLATGGGGGDRCIKFWNTHTGACLNSVDTGSQVCALLWNKNERELLSSHGFTQNQLTLWKYPSMLKITELTGHTSRVLFMAQSPDGCTVASAAGDETLRFWNVFGTPEVLSKPAPKTNVEPFAHLNRIR, from the exons ATGGATGCAGGGATGATCAACTCTTCGGCATCATCgaacaagactcaatcgagatACCCGCTTCAAGAACAGCTTCTACAAAAAAGAAATTCGAGGGAAAAC TTGGATCGATTCATACCTAATAGATCAGCAATGGATTTCGATTATGCACATTTCATGCTTACAGAAGGAAGGAAAGGTAAGGAAAATCCATCCGTTAGCTCTTCTCCGTCCAGGGAGGCCTACAGGAAGCATCTTGCAGAAACATTCAACATGAACAGGACACGGATATTGGCATTTAAGAACAAACCGCCAACACCGGTGGAGGCTATTCCAAACGAGTTTTCATCGACTGCTCACCAAGCCAAACCTGCCAAACCCCGCCGACACATACCCCAG ACTTCTGAGAGGACATTAGATGCCCCTGATCTTGTGGATGATTACTATTTGAATTTGTTGGATTGGGGAAGTTCCAATGTTCTTTCTATTGCTCTTGGAAGCACTGTATATTTGTGGGATGCCTCTGATGGAAACACATCAGAACTTGTTACCATAGATGGAGAAAGTGGCCCAGTTACCAGTGTCAAATGGGCTCCTGATGGAAGACATATTGCTGTTGGTCTGAATAACTCTGAAGTTCAGCTTTGGGATTCCACAGCTAACAGACTT CTAAGAACATTAAAAGGAGGCCATGGATCACGAGTTGGTGCTTTGGACTGGAACAATCACATTTTAACCACTGGAGGAATGGATGGACAGATCATTAACAATGATGTCAGAGTGCGCTCGCACATAGTTGAAACCTATAGAGGGCATCATCAAGAAGTTTGTGGTCTTAAATGGTCAGCCTCTGGGCAGCAGTTGGCCAGTGGTGGAAACGATAATCTCCTGCACATATGGGACAGGTCCGTGGCTTCATCAAATGCTCCAACGCAGTGGCTGCACAGGCTGGAGGAGCATACCGCTGCTGTAAAAGCACTCGCATGGTGTCCTTTCCAAGGGAACTTATTGGCCACTGGCGGAGGTGGAGGTGACAGGTGCATAAAGTTCTGGAACACTCACACTGGCGCTTGCTTGAACTCCGTAGACACAGGTTCACAAGTATGCGCTCTTCTGTGGAACAAGAATGAGCGAGAGTTGCTTAGTTCACATGGTTTCACTCAAAATCAGCTCACTCTCTGGAAATACCCTTCCATG CTGAAGATAACAGAGCTCACCGGTCATACATCTAGAGTTCTCTTCATGGCCCAG AGTCCGGATGGCTGCACAGTGGCGTCTGCAGCAGGTGATGAAACTCTTAGGTTTtggaatgtttttgggacaccTGAAGTGTTGAGTAAGCCGGCACCCAAGACAAATGTAGAGCCATTTGCACACTTGAACCGCATTAGATGA
- the LOC142548642 gene encoding late embryogenesis abundant protein At5g17165-like has protein sequence MASNLQSRGLASFSKQFVSRVRSRYSTVIRRGVHVSTYDKNPDEDHGLSALVPDNAIPPQTQQYWAPHPKTGVFGPAKDGPALADEDGGSNGGAYSVLEQKAFFRPLEDLDKPHHP, from the exons ATGGCATCTAATTTGCAGAGCCGAGGATTGGCGAGCTTCAGTAAACAATTTGTCAGTCGTGTCCGCTCCCGATATTCCACCGTAATCAG GAGAGGTGTGCACGTTTCAACCTACGACAAGAACCCAGACGAGGATCATGGTCTCTCTGCTTTGGTTCCAGACAACGCCATCCCACCCCAAACTCAACAATATTGGGCTCCTCACCCTAAGACTGGGGTATTCGGCCCTGCAAAAGATGGACCAGCCTTGGCAGATGAGGATGGTGGTTCGAACGGCGGTGCTTATTCAGTGCTGGAGCAAAAGGCCTTCTTCCGTCCTCTCGAGGACTTGGACAAGCCACACCACCCTTGA